GAATAATATGGTGCATTATGTAATTAGTGATAGTTAATAATAAGAATGGTAAAGTAAATTATAGCGAACAAAAAGGAGCGATAATTATGCAGGGATATTTTGCGGTTATAACTATAATCTTACTTGTGATAATGATTTTATGTCGTGTTTTTCTATTACGTAAAATGGGTATTAAAGCTATAAAATTTGGTGAGATAGACAAAAAAGACTTCATTATTATCCCATTTGTTTTGGTTTTCTTTTATCTTGTATTTACAAGTGCTCTGAACTTGCCTGAAGTAGGAACAGAATTGTTTAACAATGAGATTGTTGGCTGGATTGGTGTAGTGTTATGTGTGATAGGACTCTTATTATTTCTGTTAAGCTTGATTTCCTTTGGAAAAAGCTTTAGAGTCGGAATAGATGAAGAAAAACCAGGTGATCTAATAACAACAGGTATTTTTGCAATTAGTCGCAATCCTATTTACGTTGCTTTTGGGTTTATACTGCTTGGAGTATTTCTAATTTTCTCAAACTGGATATTATTGTTGTACTTAATTGCAGGTTTCTGGCTTTTTAATCGCCAAGTTCTTCGTGAAGAGGATTCTTTGAAAAAGATTTATGGCAAAGAATACTTGGAATACTGTAAAAAAGTCCGTAGGTACCTTTGATGTAAAAGAAAGAATCCTGTATTAATTGGCATTTTTCTTATTTCATAATTACATTAAAAAATGAATAAATGTTTTGAACACTGTATTATTGAAAAGTAGAAATTAAAATAATACTTTAATAAATAGCGTGTCCAAAATTGGATTTATTATACAGAGAATTTAATATAGATTAATTGAAATTTCAAGCAGAATTAAACACCGGGGATTATCCATCCCCGGTATAAAGAGAAATAAACAATATATAAGCATAGTATCTAGTTTACACACAAGGTTAGATATTATTAATCTAATATATTGATATAACCTTATAAAAATATGATGTGCAGAATTTTAATTAATATGTTGGAAATTTAAGGGGCGATGAAATGAAATATAAGCTTGAGGAATATGCAAAACAACATAATTTAAAAATGATTTAGTTTACAGAACAAATATACTCTAATACAACTTTGTTCTGAATGATACAAGTTTAATACTTTTATTCACCAATCAAATATAGAAACAATATATCAGCAATTTTGGAACTGGAGTATTCAATTAAAGAAAAAAAGTTATTTTACAGTAATATAAAAAAATTGTTTTATGGTACAGGTCTTTTGACGCTGATGCTTGGTATAGTTGTTGGAATCTTTTATTTTTCTAGGCTAACCAGATATATATAATGAAGAATTCAGTAGGAAGCATTCAAAAGGGTGAATTTAGTAAAGTAGATAAAGTTAATCGAAATGATGAATTGGGAAAGATGTCATTGGAATATATATGGATGATTTAAATTTAATTGATAATGCTATAAAATATAATAAGCAAAATGGCAGTATACATAATTGAATGTTATAAAAATGACAAAGATAACTATAAGTGTTTCAGATACTGGAATAGGTATGAGTGCAGAAGTACTTCCTAAAATTTTTCAACCTTCCACACCAAATAATGATATTTTAAAAGAGCAAATTAAATTCCTCCAATATAACTTGAATATTGATTATAATGCAGGGTTAGTTATAGATGGAGTAACAGGTAAAAATACACTTGCAGCATTAAAAGAAATTCAGGATATTACTAAATCTCATTTAGTTTTATGGATTCAACAGAAGTTAGAACAATATGGATATCTAAAGGAAAATTCCTATATCCAAATGTTGTATAATGAAGCAACTTTTTAAGCTGTAACTAAACTACAAAAAGCATGGGGTAGATCCATATCGGGACAATTGGATCTTTCTACTTGTGATATATTTTTGACAAATTAGAGAGCATTAAAGTGTTCTTTTTTTAATATAAAAAAATAGGAGGAATGTGTAATGAATATCTATCAAATAATTATAACTATAGTTGTTATTATAGGGGTATGTGGCTCCGTAGGTTTCTTATTTCCTTTAAGCAATAAAGTGAGCAGGGCCACTGGCATATTAGACCTAATAGATAAGTTAGGAATTAAGTCCACTAAAGCAGCTCAACAATTAGCAATATCATCTCAATTGCCTTTAGAGCAAAGGAAAGAAAAAGCTAAGGAAAGTATTAAAGAAGGATTGGCAGCATTTAAAATAACTATTACACCTAAATTAGAAAAAGTAATTGATGATACTATTCAAGAAATGGTGTTTGATTCAAAGGCACCAGAGGAACAAAGGAACCAGTGTCAAAAGGCTCTGTTAGAGCAGATATCTCAGCTTCAGGTACAGATAAGCCAACTTGCTACAGAGAAAAGTCAGTTGGAAGCTCAAAATGCACAGCTCTGACAACAAATATCTACTATTCAAAGCACTGTACAAACAGTACAGAATTGAGTTTAGTGGTCTTAACAGGCCACTATATTTTTTGGCTTATAGCTTATTTGAACATATTGCAAAATTATATATTATATATTTATAAGGTTAATATCCTTATTTAATTTTTTATAACCAATATAATTTAATAAAAGCTCTGGTATTTGCCAGAGCTTTTATTGAGGTAATACTAATACATAATGAGTAAAATATAAAAATATTCTTATGGTATTAACCATTATATCCAATTCATTGTATTTAAAACAAAAGAGAGCTTTAGGTTTAAAATATATTTACAATATATGTAAAATAGTATATCATATACTTATGAAGTCAACATTCCTGAGTTTATTATTTACAACCCAATATATGCTCCAAGCCTACCAGAGATTTTTCTAGTAGGCTTCACTTTTATGTCTAAATATGGACAAATTGTTACTATATTGTTACAATTAAATAAAATATACATAAATGGGGGAGGGAATTATAGTGGAAAATAAAAATCTAATAAAATGTAAAGCTTGTGGTGCGGATATTGCAAAGAGTGTTAAAAAGTGTCCGCATTGTGGAGAAGACCAGAGAAATTATTTTATGAAGCATAAAATAATAACAGCTCTGCAAGGCCTAAAGTAGAGGACAAAAAATATAGTTATGATAAGTTTATGCAGATTGAAATAGGCATGACTTATGAACAGGTCAAAACAATTTTAGGGGAGGGTACAGAGGAATCTTCCACAGGCGATGGAGATACTAAAACTATAACATATAGATGGAAAAACAGCGATGGAAGTAATCTCTCTGTGACATTGCAAGGGGATAGAGTTATGAATAAGACACAAACATTTTTACAAAGTATGGATGCTAAAGTAACTATGGATAAATATCCTATTTCAATAAAGATAGATTTTTTGCTCTTTTAAAAACTACTTTTGTGGTTATTCTGATATTTGTTAGAAATATTATGCTTCCTATCTTGACTTTTAAGATTTCTTATGGGAACAACATATTTTTCTATGAATTTTGTAATTGGATTAATTTTTCCTCTCTAATTCTATCATTTGGTTCAATTAACAATTTTATAAATTTTTCTTTAAATAGTCCTATCGCTATATTTTCATTGATCCTGATAGGATACTTATATTTACGCTTCTCTGTTTCTTTTTCTATAGTTTTATTTGATGAATGTAAGACGTCCTGTATCATGTTGTAAACAACTATTTGTGCCCAAAAGTCTTGGTATACATATAATGCTGCTTTTCCTTTAACACTTTCTAGCTTCATTTTATTCTTCAGGGTATGATATTTTTTTTTCAATTTCCCATCTCTTAAAATATAGATTCTCTATTTCTTTTCCACTGAATTCAGTTGGGAGATTTGTCATCAGTGCAAGTTCATTTCCAGATGGTAATTTAGATAAAACAATCCTCGATGAAGTATACTTTTTTGACCTTAATTCCTCCACAATTTCAGGATGATTCTTTTTTATTTTTGTTAACCTTGGATTTGTATGCATAAGCTTTACAACTTCATCTTCTGTAATCATAAACTCCCGTTCTTTTTTATAATCATTGCTGGATAGTCTAAACAAATACTGAACTCCATTTTCCTCTAAAAAGTGAATTAATTCTATTGACAGATATCCACGGTCAAATACAACAATAAAATTTGTATTCGGCAGTATCTTTCTTATGGCATTAATATTTTTCTTTGCTAGCTCACTTTCACTTGTTTTAATAGAATCTATTTGCAAATCTAAAAAGAAATGATTAAATACATCAAATATACTACTTACCAAAGCTCTTACTTGACCTTTGGAATGATTATTACCACATTCTCCAAAAAATGCTCTATTTTCATCAGAATTTGGGACTTTTGCTTTACTTCCGTCAACAGCAAACACTAGATGATTATTCCATAATAAATGATTATTAGTATAATGCTTGTCAATGTTTTTAAAATACGTTTTATTTTCATTACAGATTACCTCCTTTTTTATATCTATAATATTAGTAAAATAAACTTTTTAAATATAGACGTTATTTTTTTACGGTTACTTATATATTTTTTTAATGCAAATTTAATAGTTCATTAAACTTAATGCTTTGTATCTAAATAGTAAATCCTTGAAATATGTCCCTAAAAACTACTTCGTCGAATATGTACTGTATGATGAATTTTTATTTGGAATCTCATTCATTGGGATCCTGAAAAGTTATTGTACTCTGATGATTATTGAGTGTAGGAAGTTGTTCTTTTATATATCGATAAAATGCCAACATATTTTCAGTCAATTCTTTGTTTTTTTTCTTTACGAAATATACATCCCAGCTAAAGTTATCATCCGGGAATTTATAATATCTGAGCTTGGGATCATCCGGGCGTATGGTATGTGCCGGAACAACAAACAGAAGATTGTTATGTTCTGCAATCTCTCTTAAGGAGTTGAAATCACTAGAGGATATATCAATGATTGGGTTAAATCCTGCATTTCGACAAGCCGCAACAAAATTGTGGCGGATGTGAAATTGTGTACTGAACATGGCATATCTTTGACATTTCAAATCATCCATCTGGATATGTTTTTTTCGGTATAATTCGTGTGTCCACGGAATACACAGATATGTCTGTTCTTGAATTAAACATTCAGCAGAAAAGCGGTCTGTATTCATGACACCAATTGTAATACAAAAATCATATTCGTCTTTTTTCAAAAGTTCTTCCAGATAAAAGTCTGCATGATCTGTATATTCAATATTCACATGTGGATGTATATTCTCAAAATCAGTAATCAGTTTATAAGGCAGTACAGAAACTACTCCAAAGGCCATACCAAGAAAAATAGTTTCCTGAGGAACATCCTTTATCTGAGAAATATGGGAATACATATATCTTTTTCGCTCTAAAATAATACGACATTCATCCAAAAAATACGCGCCATATTGCGTGAGGGATACTCCATTGGTATCTCTGTAAAGCAGTTGGCATCCCAGCTCTTCTTCTAATTTTCGAACTATTTTGGATATGCCTTGCTGGGACACATGATATACCGCAGATGCCTTATTGATACTTTTGCACTCGCATACTGCTATAAAGACCTCCATTTGTCTAAATGTCATAACTCATCCTCCTTCATAACTTTTTTTAAATATCGTTTACATATATTAAATCATAGCACACTATACAATAAATTTCTTGTAGAAAATAGCACAATTATGATTAAAAATCGCCAATATTTACGAAACGCTCTCTTGTATACAACCTTTTGCTTGTACTGATACAATGATTTTTCTTCTTTTTTGTTTTAATTTTATCATATATACTTAAGTTGTCAAAAAATTATCAAATTCAGATAAAAAGAGGAGGAAAAAGCTATGAAGAACAAATATTATCCACATCTTGCAAGTCCTATTAAGATTAATGGAGTTACTTTTAAAAACAGAATTTTTGGTGCGCCGATGTCCAATCCAGAATTAGACACAGACTGCAATATGCGGAAAGAAGAAATCGCATTTCATGAAAATCGTGCACGCGGTGGCCTTGCTAGTGTAGCTATTGGTCTTGGTATTGTAGATGCCATTGGTCGTACACACACGAAAGAAATAAAACTCTATGATGTAATGTCTCTCCCTTCACTTAAGGAAGCTGCCAACGCTATGCATCGTCACAATTGTAATGCAGTAATGGAGCTCGCCCACGGGGGAAAATATGGGAATGCCCGTGGTCATAGCAATGCTGATGGCACATTAATTGGGCCGAATGATGAAGTAAATCCAGAAGGACTTCAGGTTCGCAGCATGACAGATGAGGACATCTACAGAGTCGCAGATTGTTTTGCTGAGGGTGCAAAACTGGTGAAAGAAGCTGGCTTTGACATGGTACTTATCCACGGTGGTCATGGATGGCTGCTTGGTCAGTTCAGTTCTCCAACGATGAATCACAGAACAGATAAATGGGGAGGCAGTCTGGAGAATCGTATGTGTTTCTCACTGCTGGTAATAGAAAAAATACGTGAAGCTGTTGGACCTAATTATCCAATTGAATTCCGTATGAGTGGAGCAGAGTATACGAAAGATGGATACACAATCGAAGAGGGCATTAAGATGGCCAAAATGCTGGATGGGAAGGTCGATATTATCCATGTTTCTGCTGGTATTCATGAAGACCCGGAGGTATTTACATTTACTCACCCATCTATGTTTATTGAACATGGATATAACGTATATCTTGCGTCTGAGATTAAAAAGCATGTTAAGACCCCGGTTGCCACATTAGGCGGACTAAATGATCCGGACATGATGGAAGAAATTATTGCTTCAGGAAAAGCAGATATCATACAGGTTGCACGTCAATCACTCGCTGATCCATATTTTCCAGAGAAAGCGTTTTCAGGAAATGCAGATGATATTACTCGTTGCTGCCGCTGCTACACCTGTTTCTTCAATTATTTAACAAACAGAACATTTTGCTGTGCGTTTAACCCGGTTATTGGTAATGAGCTTGAAAATAAGCATGCATTCCCGGCCACAACGCCAAAGAAAGTTATCGTAGTTGGTGGTGGCCCAGGCGGTATGGAGGCAGCTATTACAGCAGCTGATCGTGGTCATTCTGTTACTCTTTATGAGAAAAACAGTAAACTTGGCGGACAGCTTCTTTCTGAACAATATATTCCTTTTAAGCAGGATATGTTCAACTTTGTAAAAGTATTAAAGGGACGTTTGGAGAAATCAGGCGTCGATGTTCGTTTGAATACAGAACTTACTGCTGAGCAGGCAGCAGCAGAAAATGCCGATGTTATTATTACAGCTATTGGCGCTAAACCGATTGTTCCACCAATCCCTGGAATTGATAATGAGAAAGTTGTTGGTCTTGAAGCTCTTCATCAGCCAACTCCTGCACTTGGACAGAAGGTTCTTATCCTTGGCGGCGGTCTTGTTGGATGCGAATGTGCAATTTACCTGGATAGCCTTGGAAAGGATGTTACAATCGTTGAGATGAAAGGCGACTGGGCAGCAGATGCTTACTTTATGCATAAAAATGCAATGATAATAGCAATGCGTGACAGCAATATCAAAATTAATGTAAATACAAAAGCAAAGGCTGTTACAGCTGAAGGACTTGCCTGTGAGACGACCGATGGTGAAGTTACTTTTGAGGCTGACAGCATTTTGTTAGCAGCAGGTATGAAAGCTGACCGTGCAGTTGCAGACAGCTTCTATAACGCAGCACCACGTGTATTTCAAACAGGCGACTGTATTAAACCGGGTCGTGTTGTTGAGGCAGTTACAAACGGTTACTATCGTGCACTGGATATTTAAGATTAGATACTATCATTTTGCATAATAATAAGAAAATGAGAGGAAAATGAGAGATGGGAAAAAATAATAATGGGAAAGTAAAAATTGGTATTTACCTGTGTGCAATCCTGATGATGGGTGCTATTGCTGTAGCAAGTAACGTGGCAAGTATTGCTGCCGCTTTCCCAGAGGCTGGTCAGACAAAAGTAGTTGCTTACTTGATTTCAGCTCCATGTTTGGTCGTTATTCTGGTGACACTGATTAGCGGTAAATTGATGGATTCTATTCCGAAGAAAACACTGATGATTGCTGGTGTTATATTCTGGCTGGTAGGCGGAACACTTCCTTACTTCATGAGCAGTCTGGGAACGATTTTAATAATGCGTCTTCTCTTCGGTGTTGGTGTTGGTATTATTCAGTCGCTCTGTCCAGCACTAGTAGTTGAAAATTTCAAGGATCCTGCAGAAAGGGCAAAGGTTATGGGAAACATGACCTCATTCCAGATGCTGGGAGCACTATTTTTCTCACTGGTATCTGGATATCTTGGAAGAATCAGCTGGAATATTGCATTTTTGGTCCACTTGATTGCAACTCTATCTCTGATTGCAGCCCTTGTATGTATTCCATACAAGCAGCTGGTTAAGGCTGAAACACCGAATGAAAAGGCGAAATTCCAGCCAACGGCTATGATGTGGGTTTGGTGTGTAGCGTTTTTTGTATATATGTCTGGTGCACAGACCTACGCAAATTTCGCGTCATCACTCATTACAGAGCGTGGGCTTGGTGATACCGTAGCAGCCGGTTATTCATTGGCATGCTTCGCACTGGGCGGATTTGTTATGGGATTCATCTTTGGCAAGGTGTCGGATATTTGTAAAAAACTCACACTTACCGCTGGATGTGTGCTTCTGTCGGTGTCATTCTTGATTATGACATATGCACCAAATCTTTCAATGTCTTACATTGGAGCGTTTATGTGTGGACTGGCATTTTCAATCTGTATGCCATGTATCCTGAACGGTGCCGGAGGAGCTGTTTCACAGGCTTCTTCAGGTATGGCTGTTTCCATTGCAACATGTATGCAGAATGCAGGTATGACAATCTGTCCATACCTCGTAACAGCAGGAGGAGCAATTTTTACATCATCCCGGACACTTACCAGAACTCAAGGCGCTATGTTATTCTCCATTATTATACTTCTGATTCTGGCGGTTGTATTTACAGTTATTGCATTTACAGGGAATAAGAAAACAGCATGCGGTATAAATGCATCATAAAGAGGAAGCCTTTCTTGGCTCCCCCAAATAAGTGGGAAAGGGATATTTAAGAAGTCTACAGCATCTTTGATAACACCCGTAAGGCATAATACTATAACGAAACAGATAACCCTAGAACCAAAGAAATTGCCTGTAGATCAATGTATAAATATCTTTTGTTTAGGCCTGTACAATATTTATAAAAGTTCCAAGATTGTTTAAATGGACATACTTAAAACTTTTATAATAAGCAGCATAAAACAAACAATGTAAAATTAAGAGACTTTATGTTCTATGAAGTCTCTTATTATTTAGTTATTCCCTAAAAAATAAAAATTAGCTTTTATCATTTCTATTTTATTTTACACATACCTATGTATGTTCTCTTTTATACTAAATATGTACCAGATTTGTTTCACAATTTTTATTTATTTTGTTAACAAAATATAAGAGCCCGAGGACCAGACTCTTATTCACTAATATTCAATTGCCTTTTCAATCCTTCCTGAAGAACATGCGAAAAATTCAAATGTGCCTTTTCAGCCTCTGTATTAAGCCATGAAGGTATTGTTAAAGTCTTTTTAACAGTCCTATTATCATATTCTCTTATAACCTTTTTTAATTCAACTTTTACAAGTATAACTACTTGAGTATTATTTAATTTTGCATTATTCATTTTAGTTGCTTCAGGTATGCCTTCTTTATCTTGATATAAATCAAATAAGCACAATTTCAATGCATATGTGAACCTTTTTGAGTTTTTATTTTCCATCCTTTCTCTTCTGCCAACTTAACAATTTCCTTTAAAAATATAAGGGGCTGTCGCAAAACTACTTTAAAATAGTTAGCGATGCCACTTTTTAGCATTAAAATAAAAAATAATCCGAGAAAGGGAGATGTAAAAAAATCTCCCTTCTTGGATTATTTTTTTTGGACGAACTTAATAAAGCTTCCCTTATTTTATAAATTTTTTCTTAGAATTTAGGCAGACTTGATTTTATGAAGATGCATTCTACATCTTTCATTTTGTATTTTTGAGTGTAACTTATTTATGTTATATGCAAAACAAAGCAGTATAAATTCAGTTTTCACACTGCTTTTGCCATGTGTCAAAAATCGATTGAATTGATAGTCATTTTTGAGAACACCAAAAGCACCCTCAACTTGTATTGAGCGATTAACTCTTAGTAGAATTCCTTTGGAAGAAGTTATGTTTTCAAGGGATATTTGGCGTTTTTTAACAAAGGTTTTGGATACTTGCATCCGTCGATTTCCTGCAGCTTTAGTGCATTTGGGCTTAAATTTACATGAACTGCAATCATCACACTCATATATAGTTATTTTTGATTTATATCCAGTTGCTGATGTTCTATACATTATACCAATAGGTAGTAAGTGTTTCCCGTTGTGGCAGATATACTCGTCTTTTTCTTAATCATAGGTCATATTCTCCCGTTTGCTTATGTTGTTCTTAAAGCTTTTCTTCTTCCACTTCTCATATGTCTGAGGCTTTATGTAGTAATTCTCAGTATTCTTTTCTAAATACAAATAATTCTCTTCGCTCTCATATCCAGAATCTGCAATTACATTTTGATAAGTCGCTCTAAGATTTGATTGTAGATTCTTAAGAAAAGAAATCAATATGGTAGCATCACTCCTGTCTTGGAACACTCCAACTCCTATGACATACTCGCTTTCAACGCCAATCTGAACATTGTATCCTGGTTTTAGTTGTGAGTTTCGCATATGGTCATTTTTCATATGCATGAAAGTTGCATCAGGATCTGTCTTCGAATAACTATTTCTTCCATCAAACAGTTGATTATGAGTATTATATTTTTTCTGACGCTCATAGTAATTTTCAAGTTCTTCCTTGAGCTTTTGGAGCTTTGTCTTTCGCTTTCCAATACCATGGACAAACTCTATCTTATCCTGCTGACGCTTTTCCTCAAGATAATTCAATACCTTTTCTATGTCATCCAGCAGCGTTTCTTTTGTAATTGCGAAGTTAGTTATATACTCAAGATTGATTGTTTCAATACATTTGAGTATTTTTACAAACATTTTTGTTTCATTTTTGTTGACGGATTTCTTCCAAACAAATGTATATCTATTAGCATTAGCTTCAATTTTTGTCCCATCTACAAAAAGATTTTCATATTGGATATCTCCAAGGTCATGTAGATACTTAACCTGTTGATAGAATAGGTCCTCCACGGCTTTCCCCAGATAACCTTTGCGAAATCTTGCTATTGTTGAGTGATCCGGAGCTTTATATCCTTGCAGTAGCCACATGAAATTCACATCTCTATTGCAAGCAGTTTCAATTTTCCTGGTTGAATAGATACCTTCAGCATAAGCATATGCAAGTATCTTGAATAGGATTTTAGGCTCGACCGCAAATTTTCTCCCCACGTGGGAGTATACGCCTTGTATAACTTTTCGTAATTCAACTCCTCTGTAATATGGCTTAGCAATCTAACTGAATCATCCTCTGGTATTATCTTTTCAAAATCTAAGGGCAAAACCAATTGATAATATCCATCAAATTCGGTATAATTCTTTTGTTGGGTTTCGAATTTTCGCATAATTCAATTCTACAACACTTACGGGTCTTTCTGGACCTGCATTTTATTTTTTGCATGAAATTAGGGCTGCTGCACCCTAACTTTTATTTATTAGTTGTGCAACAGCCCCTTTTCTCATACAAAAAAACCGTACTGAATTCAGTACGGTTGTATGTATCATTTATCGTGGGTTTTACTGGTGGAGGCGAGGGGAGTCGAACCCCTGTCCGAA
This window of the Clostridium kluyveri DSM 555 genome carries:
- a CDS encoding MFS transporter produces the protein MGKNNNGKVKIGIYLCAILMMGAIAVASNVASIAAAFPEAGQTKVVAYLISAPCLVVILVTLISGKLMDSIPKKTLMIAGVIFWLVGGTLPYFMSSLGTILIMRLLFGVGVGIIQSLCPALVVENFKDPAERAKVMGNMTSFQMLGALFFSLVSGYLGRISWNIAFLVHLIATLSLIAALVCIPYKQLVKAETPNEKAKFQPTAMMWVWCVAFFVYMSGAQTYANFASSLITERGLGDTVAAGYSLACFALGGFVMGFIFGKVSDICKKLTLTAGCVLLSVSFLIMTYAPNLSMSYIGAFMCGLAFSICMPCILNGAGGAVSQASSGMAVSIATCMQNAGMTICPYLVTAGGAIFTSSRTLTRTQGAMLFSIIILLILAVVFTVIAFTGNKKTACGINAS
- a CDS encoding transposase; translation: MFAVDGSKAKVPNSDENRAFFGECGNNHSKGQVRALVSSIFDVFNHFFLDLQIDSIKTSESELAKKNINAIRKILPNTNFIVVFDRGYLSIELIHFLEENGVQYLFRLSSNDYKKEREFMITEDEVVKLMHTNPRLTKIKKNHPEIVEELRSKKYTSSRIVLSKLPSGNELALMTNLPTEFSGKEIENLYFKRWEIEKKISYPEE
- a CDS encoding ATP-binding protein — its product is MNVIKMTKITISVSDTGIGMSAEVLPKIFQPSTPNNDILKEQIKFLQYNLNIDYNAGLVIDGVTGKNTLAALKEIQDITKSHLVLWIQQKLEQYGYLKENSYIQMLYNEATF
- a CDS encoding LysR family transcriptional regulator; this translates as MTFRQMEVFIAVCECKSINKASAVYHVSQQGISKIVRKLEEELGCQLLYRDTNGVSLTQYGAYFLDECRIILERKRYMYSHISQIKDVPQETIFLGMAFGVVSVLPYKLITDFENIHPHVNIEYTDHADFYLEELLKKDEYDFCITIGVMNTDRFSAECLIQEQTYLCIPWTHELYRKKHIQMDDLKCQRYAMFSTQFHIRHNFVAACRNAGFNPIIDISSSDFNSLREIAEHNNLLFVVPAHTIRPDDPKLRYYKFPDDNFSWDVYFVKKKNKELTENMLAFYRYIKEQLPTLNNHQSTITFQDPNE
- a CDS encoding FAD-dependent oxidoreductase, yielding MKNKYYPHLASPIKINGVTFKNRIFGAPMSNPELDTDCNMRKEEIAFHENRARGGLASVAIGLGIVDAIGRTHTKEIKLYDVMSLPSLKEAANAMHRHNCNAVMELAHGGKYGNARGHSNADGTLIGPNDEVNPEGLQVRSMTDEDIYRVADCFAEGAKLVKEAGFDMVLIHGGHGWLLGQFSSPTMNHRTDKWGGSLENRMCFSLLVIEKIREAVGPNYPIEFRMSGAEYTKDGYTIEEGIKMAKMLDGKVDIIHVSAGIHEDPEVFTFTHPSMFIEHGYNVYLASEIKKHVKTPVATLGGLNDPDMMEEIIASGKADIIQVARQSLADPYFPEKAFSGNADDITRCCRCYTCFFNYLTNRTFCCAFNPVIGNELENKHAFPATTPKKVIVVGGGPGGMEAAITAADRGHSVTLYEKNSKLGGQLLSEQYIPFKQDMFNFVKVLKGRLEKSGVDVRLNTELTAEQAAAENADVIITAIGAKPIVPPIPGIDNEKVVGLEALHQPTPALGQKVLILGGGLVGCECAIYLDSLGKDVTIVEMKGDWAADAYFMHKNAMIIAMRDSNIKINVNTKAKAVTAEGLACETTDGEVTFEADSILLAAGMKADRAVADSFYNAAPRVFQTGDCIKPGRVVEAVTNGYYRALDI
- a CDS encoding transposase, whose protein sequence is MKKKYHTLKNKMKLESVKGKAALYVYQDFWAQIVVYNMIQDVLHSSNKTIEKETEKRKYKYPIRINENIAIGLFKEKFIKLLIEPNDRIREEKLIQLQNS
- a CDS encoding methyltransferase family protein, whose amino-acid sequence is MQGYFAVITIILLVIMILCRVFLLRKMGIKAIKFGEIDKKDFIIIPFVLVFFYLVFTSALNLPEVGTELFNNEIVGWIGVVLCVIGLLLFLLSLISFGKSFRVGIDEEKPGDLITTGIFAISRNPIYVAFGFILLGVFLIFSNWILLLYLIAGFWLFNRQVLREEDSLKKIYGKEYLEYCKKVRRYL
- a CDS encoding zinc ribbon domain-containing protein — its product is MENKNLIKCKACGADIAKSVKKCPHCGEDQRNYFMKHKIITALQGLK